The Mycobacterium seoulense genome has a window encoding:
- a CDS encoding tyrosine-protein phosphatase — MGKAALRELPGAWNFRDVADGVGALRPGRLFRSSELSRLDDHGRSTLRELGITDVADLRAAREVARRGPGRVPNGVDVHLLPFPDLADDAGEGDDAPHEHAFRQLMTNGEPDESINDTAARYMVDEYRQFPTRNGAQRALHRVVTLLAAGRPVLTHCFAGKDRTGFVVATVLETVGIDRDAIVADYLRSNDAVSELRARISEMIQQRSETELTPEVMTFTEARLSDGVLGVRPEYLAAARQTIDEQFGSLDAYLSDAGITEADVDRLRRALLT, encoded by the coding sequence ATGGGTAAGGCCGCCCTCCGGGAGTTGCCCGGCGCGTGGAACTTTCGCGACGTCGCCGACGGCGTGGGCGCGCTGCGGCCGGGCCGGCTGTTCCGGTCCAGCGAGCTGAGCCGCCTGGACGACCACGGCCGGTCGACGTTGAGGGAGCTGGGCATCACCGACGTCGCCGACCTGCGCGCCGCCCGTGAGGTCGCCCGCCGAGGCCCGGGACGGGTTCCCAACGGCGTCGACGTCCACCTGCTGCCGTTCCCGGACCTCGCCGACGACGCCGGGGAGGGCGACGACGCCCCCCACGAGCACGCGTTCCGGCAATTGATGACCAACGGCGAGCCCGACGAGTCCATCAACGACACCGCTGCCCGCTACATGGTCGACGAGTACCGCCAGTTCCCCACCCGCAACGGCGCCCAGCGCGCGCTGCACCGCGTGGTCACGCTGCTGGCCGCCGGGCGGCCCGTCCTCACCCACTGCTTCGCGGGCAAGGACCGCACCGGCTTCGTGGTGGCGACGGTGCTGGAAACCGTCGGCATCGACCGCGACGCCATCGTCGCCGACTACCTGCGCAGCAATGACGCCGTGTCGGAGCTGCGGGCCCGGATCTCGGAGATGATCCAGCAGCGCTCGGAGACCGAGCTGACCCCGGAGGTGATGACCTTCACCGAGGCGCGGCTGTCCGACGGTGTCCTCGGCGTCCGGCCCGAGTACCTGGCCGCGGCGCGCCAGACGATCGACGAGCAATTCGGTTCGCTGGACGCCTATTTGAGCGATGCGGGCATCACCGAGGCCGACGTGGATCGGCTGCGCCGGGCGCTGCTCACCTGA
- a CDS encoding pirin family protein, with the protein MPAITANTLTLPRIGAAVPADTERPVRSITTGPRGYEGEGFPVVRAFAGVSAAALDPFVHMDQMGEVEYQPGEPRGTDWHPHRGFETVTYMIDGKFAHQDSHGGGGLITDGATQWMTAGSGILHIETPPAELVDSGGLFHGIQLWVNLPKKDKFAPPRYQAIEGGDAKLIASDDGGALVRIIAGEVDGHRGPGVTHTPITLAHATIEKGARLNLPWRRDFNALVYVLSGSGYVGPVAHPIREGQLGVLGPGDRITVGADRAQESSRTPAMDVLLLGGQPIREPVFHYGPFVMNSRAELVEAVQDYQAGKFGSIPPNALMPHHGGGTL; encoded by the coding sequence ATGCCCGCCATCACCGCCAACACGCTGACGTTGCCGCGCATCGGCGCGGCCGTCCCCGCCGACACCGAGCGCCCGGTCCGGTCGATCACCACCGGGCCGCGCGGCTACGAGGGGGAGGGCTTTCCCGTCGTCCGCGCCTTCGCCGGGGTGAGCGCTGCCGCCCTGGACCCCTTTGTGCACATGGACCAGATGGGCGAGGTGGAATACCAGCCGGGCGAGCCGAGGGGCACCGACTGGCACCCGCACCGCGGGTTCGAGACGGTCACCTACATGATCGACGGCAAGTTCGCCCACCAGGACTCCCACGGCGGCGGCGGCCTGATCACCGACGGCGCCACGCAGTGGATGACCGCGGGTTCGGGCATCCTGCACATCGAGACGCCGCCCGCCGAACTTGTCGACAGCGGCGGCCTCTTTCACGGCATCCAGTTGTGGGTGAACCTGCCGAAGAAGGACAAGTTCGCGCCGCCGAGGTACCAGGCCATCGAGGGTGGCGACGCAAAGTTGATCGCATCCGATGACGGCGGGGCGCTGGTCCGCATCATCGCCGGCGAGGTGGACGGCCACCGGGGGCCCGGCGTCACCCACACGCCGATCACCCTCGCCCACGCCACGATCGAAAAGGGCGCCCGCCTCAACCTTCCGTGGCGGCGCGATTTCAATGCGCTGGTGTACGTGTTGTCCGGAAGCGGATATGTCGGACCGGTCGCGCACCCGATTCGCGAGGGCCAATTGGGGGTGCTGGGGCCTGGAGATCGGATCACCGTTGGGGCCGACCGGGCGCAGGAATCGTCGCGCACACCGGCCATGGATGTGCTGCTTCTGGGTGGCCAACCCATTCGCGAACCGGTATTCCACTACGGCCCTTTCGTGATGAACTCACGGGCCGAATTGGTCGAGGCGGTGCAGGACTACCAGGCCGGCAAGTTCGGCAGCATTCCGCCAAATGCGCTAATGCCGCACCATGGCGGTGGCACACTTTAA
- a CDS encoding class I SAM-dependent methyltransferase, with amino-acid sequence MTDLDESLPPSLRTAGDSWAITELVGATALGVAASRAAETAGRAPLIRDEFARVLVSSAGPAWARLTDPEMAWLDGDEQGRRAHRLGIDYQAVRTHFFDEYFADAVSAGIRQVVILAAGLDARAYRLDWPDGTVVYEIDQPKVLEYKGGILQQQGAAPTAHRRPVAVDLRDDWPAALVAAGFDRTRPTAWLAEGLLPYLPSDAQDRLFELFTALSAPGSQVAIEAFGLNSRSNSQRWLRMRERLGLDVNVQALTYHEPDRSDAARWLSDHGWQVRTVDNHDEMARLGRPVPEDLAEDAVRSTLLRARLGEPTA; translated from the coding sequence ATGACTGATCTGGATGAGTCGTTACCGCCTTCCCTGAGAACTGCCGGCGACAGCTGGGCCATCACCGAACTCGTCGGTGCCACCGCGCTGGGCGTCGCCGCGTCGCGGGCGGCGGAAACCGCCGGACGCGCTCCGCTGATCCGCGACGAGTTCGCGCGCGTATTGGTCTCGTCGGCCGGTCCGGCATGGGCCCGGCTCACCGATCCCGAGATGGCCTGGCTCGACGGCGATGAGCAGGGACGCCGCGCGCATCGCCTCGGCATCGACTACCAGGCGGTGCGGACGCACTTCTTCGACGAGTACTTCGCGGACGCCGTGTCGGCCGGGATTCGCCAGGTGGTCATCCTGGCCGCCGGGCTGGACGCGAGGGCCTACCGCCTGGACTGGCCGGACGGCACCGTCGTCTACGAGATCGACCAGCCCAAGGTGCTCGAGTACAAGGGCGGCATTCTGCAGCAGCAGGGCGCCGCACCCACTGCACACCGCCGCCCGGTCGCCGTCGACCTGCGCGACGACTGGCCGGCGGCGCTGGTCGCCGCGGGATTCGACCGGACCCGGCCGACCGCCTGGCTGGCCGAGGGCCTGCTCCCGTACCTGCCAAGCGACGCGCAGGACCGCCTCTTCGAACTCTTCACCGCCCTCAGCGCCCCGGGCAGCCAGGTCGCCATCGAGGCGTTCGGCCTGAACTCCCGGAGCAATTCGCAGCGCTGGCTGCGGATGCGGGAACGGCTCGGCCTGGACGTCAACGTGCAGGCGCTGACCTATCACGAACCGGACCGGTCGGACGCGGCCCGGTGGCTGAGCGACCACGGCTGGCAGGTACGCACCGTGGACAACCACGACGAAATGGCCCGGCTGGGCCGCCCGGTTCCCGAAGACCTGGCCGAGGACGCGGTGCGCAGCACGTTGCTGCGGGCGCGTCTCGGCGAGCCGACCGCCTGA
- a CDS encoding SDR family oxidoreductase, with protein sequence MPGVQDRVIVVTGAGGGLGREYALTLAREGASVVVNDLGGARDGTGAGHNMADHVVNEIKDAGGRAVANYDSVADPEGAANIIKTALDEFGAVHGVVSNAGILRDGTFHKMTFENWDAVLKVHLYGGYNVLRAAWPHFREQSYGRVVVATSTSGLFGNFGQTNYGAAKLGLVGMINTLAQEGAKYNIHANAVAPIAATRMTEDILPKEVLEKLTPEYVAPVVAYLCTEENANNASVFVVGGGKVQRVALFQNEGANFDQPPSVEDVAAHWAEIDDLSAAKQANFKL encoded by the coding sequence ATGCCCGGAGTGCAGGATCGTGTCATCGTCGTCACCGGAGCCGGTGGGGGGCTGGGCCGTGAATACGCCCTGACCCTCGCCCGTGAAGGCGCCAGCGTCGTCGTGAACGACCTCGGCGGCGCCCGCGACGGCACCGGCGCCGGACACAACATGGCCGACCACGTCGTCAACGAGATCAAGGACGCGGGTGGCCGGGCGGTCGCCAACTATGACAGCGTCGCCGACCCCGAGGGCGCGGCCAACATCATCAAGACGGCGCTCGACGAGTTCGGCGCCGTGCACGGCGTGGTGAGCAACGCCGGGATCCTGCGTGACGGCACCTTCCACAAGATGACGTTCGAGAACTGGGACGCGGTGCTCAAGGTGCACCTGTACGGCGGCTACAACGTGCTGCGTGCCGCCTGGCCGCATTTCCGCGAGCAGAGCTATGGCCGCGTCGTCGTCGCCACATCCACCAGCGGCCTGTTCGGCAACTTCGGGCAGACCAACTACGGCGCGGCAAAGCTCGGCCTGGTCGGCATGATCAACACGCTGGCGCAGGAGGGGGCGAAGTACAACATCCACGCCAACGCCGTCGCGCCGATCGCGGCGACCCGGATGACCGAGGACATCCTGCCCAAGGAGGTGCTCGAGAAGCTGACGCCCGAGTACGTCGCGCCGGTGGTGGCCTACCTGTGCACGGAGGAAAACGCCAACAACGCATCGGTTTTCGTCGTCGGGGGCGGAAAGGTGCAGCGGGTGGCGCTGTTCCAGAACGAGGGCGCCAACTTCGACCAGCCGCCGTCAGTGGAGGACGTCGCCGCGCACTGGGCGGAGATCGACGACCTCTCGGCGGCCAAGCAGGCCAACTTCAAGCTGTAG
- a CDS encoding chloride channel protein, with the protein MAPAASTPGAGGRFGASIRRSGYLQKWLLLGVMIGFVAGLGAVVFYLALKYTGEFLLGYLGGYHIPTPVGEGGGHGDTGFRRAWAIPLVTTGGALLSAFIVAKLAPEATGHGTDQAIEAVHDDPRAIRFRVVLVKMVASALTIGSGGSAGREGPTAQISAGFCSLLARRLHLSDEDGRIAVALGIGAGIGAIFAAPLGGAVLAASITYRDDFDYRCLLPGFITSGTAYAVLGAFLGFDPLFGYIDAEYRFERAWPLLWFVVIGLVAFAVGYLYARTFHAAVRLTRRLPGGPVLKPAIGGLLVGSLGLVVPQILSSGYGWAQLAADRGSLLTIPLWIVVVLPIAKIVATSLSIGTGGSGGLFGPGIVIGAFVGAAVWRLGELSGLPGVPHEPGIFVVVGMMTCFGSVARAPLAIMIMVAEMTGSFSVVPGAILSVGIAALLMSRTNVTIYESQRLNRETAAAERERRAEGRR; encoded by the coding sequence GTGGCCCCGGCGGCCTCGACCCCGGGCGCCGGCGGACGATTCGGGGCTTCGATCAGGAGGTCCGGCTACCTGCAGAAGTGGTTGCTGCTGGGCGTCATGATCGGCTTCGTCGCCGGCCTGGGAGCCGTCGTCTTCTATCTGGCCCTGAAGTACACCGGCGAATTCCTGCTCGGCTATCTCGGCGGCTACCACATCCCGACGCCCGTCGGCGAGGGTGGCGGCCACGGCGACACCGGTTTTCGCCGCGCCTGGGCGATCCCGTTGGTGACGACGGGAGGCGCCTTGCTGTCGGCCTTCATCGTCGCGAAGCTCGCGCCCGAGGCGACCGGCCACGGCACCGACCAGGCCATCGAGGCCGTGCACGATGATCCGCGCGCCATCCGGTTCCGGGTCGTGCTGGTGAAGATGGTGGCCAGCGCCTTGACGATCGGGTCGGGTGGTTCGGCCGGGCGGGAGGGCCCGACGGCGCAGATTTCGGCGGGCTTCTGCTCGTTGCTCGCTCGGCGGCTCCACCTGTCCGACGAGGACGGCCGGATCGCCGTCGCCCTGGGCATCGGCGCCGGGATCGGGGCCATCTTCGCCGCGCCGCTCGGCGGGGCGGTCCTGGCCGCGTCGATCACGTACCGCGACGATTTCGACTATCGCTGCTTGCTGCCCGGATTCATCACCTCCGGCACGGCCTACGCGGTGCTCGGCGCGTTCCTGGGTTTCGATCCGCTGTTCGGCTACATCGACGCCGAGTACCGCTTCGAGAGGGCGTGGCCGCTGCTGTGGTTCGTGGTCATCGGCCTGGTCGCTTTCGCGGTCGGGTACCTGTATGCGCGCACGTTCCACGCCGCGGTGCGGCTCACCCGCCGGCTGCCGGGCGGCCCCGTGCTCAAACCGGCGATCGGCGGGCTGCTCGTCGGGTCGCTGGGGCTGGTGGTCCCCCAGATCCTCAGCAGCGGCTACGGCTGGGCCCAGCTGGCGGCCGACCGCGGCTCGCTGCTGACCATCCCGTTGTGGATCGTGGTCGTGCTGCCGATCGCCAAGATCGTCGCCACGTCACTGTCGATCGGCACCGGCGGATCCGGCGGACTCTTCGGGCCGGGCATCGTGATCGGAGCCTTCGTCGGGGCCGCGGTCTGGCGGTTGGGCGAGCTCTCCGGCCTGCCCGGGGTGCCGCATGAACCAGGGATCTTCGTCGTCGTCGGCATGATGACCTGCTTCGGCAGCGTCGCGCGGGCGCCGCTGGCGATCATGATCATGGTCGCCGAGATGACCGGCTCGTTCTCCGTCGTGCCCGGAGCCATTCTTTCGGTCGGCATCGCGGCGTTGCTCATGTCGCGCACCAACGTCACGATCTACGAGTCTCAGCGGCTCAACCGCGAGACCGCCGCCGCCGAGCGCGAACGCCGCGCGGAGGGCCGCCGCTAG
- a CDS encoding nuclear transport factor 2 family protein, translating into MSESRPPFPPFSHETACKKVQAAEDAWNTRDPHRVSLAYTPDSQWRNRGEHVVGRDEIVAFLTRKWQRELDYALRKSLWDFHDNRIAVRFQYECRDASGQWYRSYGNELWEFAPSGLMARREASINDVRIDESERRYFGPRPAAEHGQDIPLW; encoded by the coding sequence ATGAGCGAATCCCGTCCGCCGTTCCCCCCGTTCAGCCATGAGACGGCGTGCAAGAAGGTGCAGGCCGCCGAGGACGCCTGGAACACCCGCGACCCGCACCGCGTCAGCCTGGCGTACACGCCGGACTCGCAGTGGCGCAACCGCGGCGAACACGTGGTCGGCCGCGACGAGATCGTGGCGTTTCTGACCCGCAAGTGGCAGCGCGAACTCGACTACGCGTTGCGAAAGAGCTTGTGGGACTTCCATGACAACCGCATCGCCGTGCGATTCCAGTACGAGTGCCGCGACGCGAGCGGCCAGTGGTACCGCAGCTACGGCAACGAGTTGTGGGAGTTCGCCCCGTCCGGCTTGATGGCGCGGCGCGAGGCCAGCATCAACGATGTGCGGATCGACGAGTCCGAGCGCCGCTACTTCGGGCCCCGGCCGGCGGCGGAGCACGGCCAGGACATCCCGCTCTGGTAG
- a CDS encoding class I SAM-dependent methyltransferase — MRTHDDTWDIKTSVGSTAVMVAAARAVETERPDPLIRDPYAKLLVTNAGAGVLWEHMLDPDVAAKVEALDAESAAQLEHMRSYQAVRTHFFDTYFNDAVAAGIRQVVILASGLDSRAYRLDWPAGTVVYEIDQPQVLEYKSATLAEHGVAPSADRRAVAIDLRQDWPAALRAAGFDPTARTAWLAEGLLMYLPAEAQDRLFTQIGELSPAGSRVSAETAPAHADERRQQMRERFRKVADELGIEETVDVGELMYRDEHRADVTDWLNDHGWRAQAQRSTDEMRRLGRWNENVPLADDDDAFSDFVIAERV, encoded by the coding sequence CTGCGCACCCACGACGACACCTGGGACATCAAGACCAGTGTCGGCAGCACGGCGGTGATGGTCGCCGCCGCCCGGGCCGTCGAAACCGAACGGCCCGACCCCCTCATCCGCGACCCGTACGCCAAGCTGCTGGTCACCAACGCCGGCGCCGGGGTGTTGTGGGAGCACATGCTGGACCCCGACGTCGCGGCCAAGGTGGAAGCCCTCGATGCCGAGTCGGCGGCGCAGCTCGAACACATGCGCAGCTATCAGGCGGTGCGCACCCACTTCTTCGACACCTACTTCAACGATGCGGTCGCCGCCGGAATCAGGCAGGTGGTGATCCTGGCGTCCGGCCTGGATTCACGCGCGTACCGCCTCGACTGGCCCGCGGGCACCGTGGTGTACGAGATCGACCAGCCCCAGGTGCTCGAGTACAAGTCCGCCACGTTGGCCGAGCACGGGGTGGCGCCCTCGGCCGACCGCCGCGCGGTGGCCATCGACCTGCGGCAGGACTGGCCGGCCGCGCTGCGCGCCGCGGGCTTCGACCCGACGGCGCGGACCGCGTGGCTGGCCGAGGGTCTCCTGATGTACCTGCCGGCCGAGGCGCAGGACCGGTTGTTCACCCAGATCGGCGAGCTGAGCCCGGCCGGAAGCCGGGTGTCGGCGGAGACCGCGCCCGCGCACGCCGACGAGCGTCGGCAGCAGATGCGCGAGCGGTTCCGGAAGGTGGCCGACGAGCTCGGCATCGAGGAGACCGTCGACGTCGGGGAGCTGATGTACCGCGACGAGCACCGGGCGGACGTCACGGACTGGCTGAACGACCACGGCTGGCGCGCGCAGGCGCAGCGCTCGACGGACGAGATGCGCCGGCTGGGCCGCTGGAACGAGAACGTCCCGCTGGCCGACGACGACGACGCCTTCTCCGACTTCGTCATCGCCGAGCGGGTCTAG
- a CDS encoding acyl-CoA dehydrogenase family protein, with protein MSAKANDYHQRLTDFMTEYVFPAEADYDKYRQEAGPDDHTVPPIIEELKTKAKERGLWNLFLPAESGLTNLEYAPLAEITGWSLEIAPEALNCAAPDTGNMETLHLFATEEQRKQWLEPLLGGEIRSAFSMTEPAVASSDARNIETSIVRDGGDYVINGRKWWTSGASDPRCKILIVMGRTNPEAASHQQQSMVLVPIDTPGVTVVRSTTVFGYQDQPGHCEIIYDNVRVPVTNLLGEEGGGFAIAQARLGPGRIHHCMRALGGAERALALMVDRAQKRVAFGRPLAEQGVVREAIAKSRNEIDQARLLCHKAAWTIDQHGNKAAHTLVSQIKAVAPQVACDVIDRAIQVHGAAGVSEDTVLARSYGWHRAMRLFDGPDEVHMRTIARAELGGEKSPLAAAVTAHG; from the coding sequence ATGTCGGCCAAAGCCAACGATTACCACCAGCGATTGACCGACTTCATGACCGAGTACGTCTTCCCGGCCGAGGCCGACTACGACAAGTACCGGCAAGAGGCCGGCCCGGACGACCACACCGTCCCGCCGATCATCGAGGAGCTGAAGACCAAGGCCAAAGAGCGCGGGCTGTGGAACCTGTTCCTGCCGGCCGAGTCGGGCCTGACCAACCTGGAATACGCCCCCCTGGCCGAGATCACCGGCTGGAGCCTGGAGATCGCGCCCGAGGCGCTCAACTGCGCGGCGCCCGACACCGGCAACATGGAGACCCTGCACCTGTTCGCCACCGAGGAGCAGCGCAAGCAGTGGCTGGAGCCGTTGCTGGGCGGCGAAATCCGCAGCGCCTTCTCCATGACCGAGCCGGCGGTCGCCAGCAGCGACGCGCGCAACATCGAGACCTCCATCGTCCGCGACGGTGGCGACTACGTCATCAACGGGCGCAAGTGGTGGACCTCCGGCGCGTCGGACCCGCGTTGCAAGATCCTGATCGTCATGGGCCGTACCAACCCCGAGGCGGCCAGCCACCAGCAGCAGTCGATGGTCCTGGTGCCGATCGACACCCCCGGCGTGACGGTCGTCCGTTCCACGACGGTCTTCGGTTACCAGGACCAGCCCGGCCACTGCGAGATCATCTACGACAACGTCCGGGTCCCGGTCACCAATCTGCTCGGGGAGGAAGGTGGCGGCTTCGCCATCGCCCAGGCCCGACTGGGCCCGGGCCGCATCCACCACTGCATGCGCGCGCTCGGCGGCGCCGAGCGGGCCCTGGCCCTCATGGTCGACCGGGCGCAGAAGCGAGTGGCGTTCGGCCGCCCGCTGGCCGAGCAGGGCGTGGTGCGGGAGGCGATCGCCAAGTCCCGCAACGAGATCGATCAGGCCCGGCTGTTGTGCCACAAGGCGGCGTGGACGATCGACCAGCACGGCAACAAGGCCGCCCACACGTTGGTCTCGCAGATCAAGGCCGTCGCGCCGCAGGTGGCCTGCGATGTGATCGACCGCGCCATCCAGGTGCACGGCGCCGCCGGGGTCAGCGAGGACACGGTGCTGGCCCGGTCGTACGGCTGGCATCGGGCCATGCGCCTGTTCGACGGCCCCGACGAGGTGCACATGCGGACCATCGCGCGCGCCGAACTCGGCGGGGAGAAGTCCCCGCTCGCCGCTGCGGTCACCGCACATGGGTAA
- a CDS encoding aldehyde dehydrogenase family protein, with protein sequence MTTESVTPKTSAANGAPTPQPANVPATVERLRKTFATGRTRDIEWRKRQLLQLAKLMEENEAAIAAALAEDLDRSPFEAFIADVATTAGEAKYAAKRVRRWTRRKYQLLEMPQLPGRGWIEYEPYGTVLIIGAWNYPFYLTLGPAVGAIAAGNAVILKPSEIAAASAHLMAELVPKYLDNDAIAVVEGDGSVSQELIAQGLDRVLFTGGTEIGRKVYEGAAPHLTPCTLELGGKSPVIVAADADVDVAAKRIAWMKLLNAGQTCVAPDYVLADAKIRDELVDKIGAAITKFTSDKPDGMRIVNQRQFDRISSYLAGGDGKVIVGGKCDPSSLRIQPAVVVDPDPNGPLMQNEIFGPVLPVITVQSLDDAIRFVNSRPKPLSAYLFTKTRETRERVIKEVPAGGMLVNHLAFQVSTAKLPFGGVGASGMGAYHGRYGFEEFSHRKSVLTKPTRPDLSSFIYPPYTPRAFKMARRMF encoded by the coding sequence ATGACCACCGAATCGGTTACACCCAAGACATCCGCCGCCAACGGTGCGCCGACGCCTCAGCCGGCGAACGTCCCCGCGACGGTCGAGCGGCTGCGCAAGACCTTCGCCACCGGGCGCACCCGCGACATCGAGTGGCGCAAACGGCAGTTGCTGCAGCTGGCCAAGCTGATGGAAGAGAACGAGGCGGCCATCGCGGCCGCTCTGGCCGAGGATCTGGACCGCAGCCCGTTCGAGGCGTTCATCGCCGACGTCGCGACCACGGCCGGCGAGGCGAAGTACGCGGCCAAACGGGTGCGCAGGTGGACGCGCCGCAAATACCAGCTGCTGGAGATGCCGCAGCTGCCCGGCCGCGGATGGATCGAATACGAGCCCTACGGCACCGTGCTGATCATCGGCGCGTGGAATTACCCGTTCTACCTGACCCTGGGGCCCGCGGTCGGCGCGATCGCCGCGGGCAACGCCGTCATTCTCAAGCCCTCGGAGATCGCCGCGGCGTCGGCGCACCTGATGGCCGAGCTGGTGCCCAAATACCTCGACAACGACGCGATTGCCGTGGTCGAGGGCGACGGTTCGGTCAGCCAGGAGCTCATCGCGCAGGGCCTGGACCGCGTGCTGTTCACCGGCGGCACCGAGATCGGCCGCAAGGTCTACGAAGGCGCCGCGCCGCACCTGACGCCGTGCACGCTGGAACTCGGCGGCAAGAGCCCGGTGATCGTGGCGGCCGACGCCGACGTGGACGTCGCCGCCAAGCGGATCGCCTGGATGAAGCTGCTGAACGCCGGGCAGACCTGCGTGGCCCCCGACTATGTGTTGGCCGACGCCAAGATTCGTGACGAGCTGGTGGACAAGATCGGCGCGGCCATCACCAAGTTCACGTCGGACAAGCCCGACGGAATGCGGATCGTCAACCAGCGCCAGTTCGACCGGATCAGCAGCTACCTGGCCGGTGGCGACGGCAAGGTCATCGTCGGCGGGAAGTGTGACCCGTCGAGCCTGCGCATCCAACCCGCCGTCGTGGTCGACCCCGACCCGAACGGCCCGCTGATGCAGAACGAGATCTTCGGGCCCGTCCTGCCGGTGATCACAGTCCAATCCCTCGACGACGCAATACGTTTCGTCAACTCCCGGCCCAAGCCGCTGTCCGCCTACCTGTTCACCAAGACACGCGAGACCCGCGAACGGGTGATCAAGGAGGTGCCGGCCGGCGGCATGCTCGTCAACCACCTGGCCTTCCAGGTGTCGACGGCCAAGCTGCCGTTCGGCGGTGTGGGCGCATCGGGGATGGGCGCCTACCACGGCCGCTACGGCTTCGAGGAGTTCAGCCACCGCAAGTCGGTGCTGACCAAGCCGACCCGGCCCGACCTGTCGAGCTTCATCTACCCGCCGTACACCCCGCGGGCCTTCAAAATGGCCCGCCGAATGTTCTGA
- a CDS encoding TetR/AcrR family transcriptional regulator, translated as MSSGEGRRPGRPPAAKADETRQRIMQAARLVFSERGYDGATFQAIAARADLTRPAINHYFSSKRVLYREVLEQTNEAIIGAGIREADRETTMVAQLTTFISAAVRANSENPSGSALIISGVLESQRHPEWNKTENESVRAVREFLDRVVNDAIQRGEVAADIDASALVESLVVIMCGVGLYAGWVESPQQMLAVTGMLRQLMEGALWRPGS; from the coding sequence ATGTCTTCAGGGGAGGGGCGCAGGCCAGGACGCCCCCCTGCCGCCAAGGCCGATGAGACGCGACAGCGAATCATGCAGGCCGCCCGCCTGGTCTTCAGCGAACGCGGTTACGACGGCGCGACCTTTCAGGCCATCGCGGCCCGCGCCGATCTGACCCGGCCGGCGATCAACCATTACTTCTCCAGCAAGCGCGTCTTGTATCGAGAGGTATTGGAGCAAACGAATGAAGCCATCATCGGAGCCGGGATCAGAGAGGCCGATCGGGAGACCACAATGGTGGCGCAGCTGACGACATTTATCTCCGCGGCGGTGCGCGCCAATTCCGAGAATCCGTCGGGGTCGGCGCTGATAATTTCCGGGGTACTCGAGTCGCAGCGGCACCCGGAGTGGAACAAGACCGAAAATGAGTCCGTGCGCGCCGTCCGGGAATTTTTGGATCGGGTCGTCAATGACGCGATCCAGCGCGGCGAGGTCGCCGCCGACATCGACGCGTCGGCGCTGGTCGAGTCCCTGGTCGTCATCATGTGCGGTGTCGGCTTGTACGCGGGCTGGGTGGAGAGCCCCCAGCAGATGCTGGCCGTGACCGGGATGCTCCGACAGCTGATGGAAGGCGCGCTCTGGCGGCCGGGCTCCTAG